The Lonchura striata isolate bLonStr1 chromosome 13, bLonStr1.mat, whole genome shotgun sequence DNA window TGAtagacttaattttttttgttgttgtttggtgtTTGTAAACATTCTATAAAACGCCTACAGCCATCTCTCTTGCTCTAGGCACTGCAAGTGAGTCTGCTGCTAAAGCCCaagcaaagagagaaaagacGAAGGCTCATTCCAGCCTGCGAGCCCTCTGACAATTAAATATACTGCAGAAAGGCACAGACACACTCAGGCTCCCTATTAGGGAAAACACCCATGTGCTTAGTTTTAAGCATGTGGTTAAATCCATTCTTCTTTACAAAATCTCTGAGACATAAGCACATGCCAAAGTGCATTCCTGAGTAAGGATGCTTCCCTGAACTGAGGCCATAATTCATTAAAACCCAAGGTGCATTTATCCTACTTTTTCTTGTGAGCAGAGATGTGAAAAAaggggaggggagaaaaaaagaaaacaagcaaagaattaattttgatttGAAACTGATCTATGGTGACAAGGGGCATTTGGTTTGTTGAAGTAACTGGAAGCGGGAAGTATTTCAGAAGATATctaaataaatctttttaaaggttgtttcttctctctctctccccctttctttctttctctcagtTTTCCTCTAATTACCCATGTCTGGTAGTCTTGGATCTCAACCCcttgttatttaaaatacatattcatgGAACTATATTTTACAGTTGCACTGTTCTGGTTACAAAATAGCTTCTACTTTTCTAGgacataatttcattttgtttagCCAAGAATTCATTAAAGAAGCTATAAATAACCTCCTTTAAATATTTAGCCGTGAATAGAGGGTGGACTGGCATTGATGGCTTATTTTAGTACTAATGcaatatgctttaaaaaaaaaaagtctgcattTGAGCATGAATCAAGTTAATGATTAACACTTTCGGGCTGTGCAGGGAGCGGCGCTTGCCCCCTCGCAGCAGGGCCGCACAACTTCcccgcagctcctcctgcagccaaaCACAACCTGCTCTGTCCCGAGGGGAAACGTGGCCCCAGCTGTGGtgggctgctgctccccccgccctcctgctgccacagctggcCAGAGCTCTGCCCATGAAACCACTGTGGCTTCCCAAACTCCtagcaggggacagcagggttCCACAGAGTGCCTCTGCTCCCTTTAGAAGTCACCTCAGAAAGAGAAGTTCCAGGCCCTCCACCTCCCTTTCAAAAAGGGAGAGGAGCGTTGAGACAAGGGGGAGCTGGTGATTCTGTTCCAAAGCCACACCATGAGCTCATCTGCTGTGATCTGAGAGCAAAGGATCTGGGTGCAAGGCGCAGTTATTTCAGGGGAAGGTGAGGAAACAGCGTTAGCTGCTTGCCAAGATTTGGAAAATCAGATGCTGATGACTGAGGCTGCCCATTTACAAAGTCACAGTCCTCCCAAGTCTTCCTGCCTCACGTTTTAGGCTGTGGCTTGATGGTGTCAGCTGGAGAGCATCACCACTTTAAGGTACTCCAGCTCCCCATGCCCTCTGCCAGCGTTTTCCCTTGTCCTTGCTCACCATAGAACCCCTCTAACTGGTACAGAAATGTGCTGACACAGACATGCTGAGGGATTAGGAAACTGACTAGGTTCAAAACCCACacactaatgaaaaaaaattaaaccaaacccagtactttgtttttaaagccCATCTCTGTCACCTACTATCACTCAAGAGGTGGCCCCAACAACAAAAGCTGTGTCAGCAGAACAAGAGGATGGCAAGAAGATtggaaggagctgctgggcagggaatCCTGAAGCCAGGACTGCTCTCAGTCATGAGAAGGCTACACCAAACTGTACCCAGAATGCTGCAGTGCtgttgtattttgaaataaagctGAAGCATTAAGACATTTTTCCTTAGTGCTGACTCCCTCTGGGCATTCCCAAGACAATTACAATGTTTTCTGAGTATACAAAAGAACTAGGAGATTTTGTAATCAAGAGTCTGAGTTTATGCTTCTCTCCTTAAGAGCATTCAATTTCCATGGACATTCATTAGCAGGAGGTTAAAACACAATGGCAGAAGAGAATGGACTGCTTTTATGTCCATGTGGTAGTAAACACTTCAAGCTAGAAATGGGagttcaaaataaaaatctctgtgGAGCTTCCAAATTAGTAGTAAAGCAACAACAACCACATGAGTTTCACAGcttttttactgaaaatttaattttacaaaataCCCTTTTCCATCAAAGAAACTTCCCTGCAATGTACATGAACCTGGCATTTTATAGACCTGTACAGTGAGATATCAGAGAGGtttgaaagaaggaaaaaaacttttagCAGACACCTAGTTGCAAAACCTACAGCAATGTGAATACAAGTGTGTCTTAAAATGCTAAAGCAAGTAATGTAATATAATTGGTGAATCTATTTGAAATGTGAAAACTTTCCTTAAAATGGTCCATATGGTATGTAGAACATCACAGCTGGCACAAAACTGCCTGTATTTAGttttaaacacaaaaacaaTGTATGTAAGGAACAGTTTTTGAAAAAGAACCCAAGTGCTGCTATCATAAGGCAAACATATACAAAGGTGctgacagcacacagggaaacCGACAAAATAAGATGAATACTCAAGTGTTCAAACACTGAACTGTTTGTTTTCCTAATGCTGCCAGTAAACGTGGAGGAGATAACGGTGCCAAATTACCACAGGACACCCTGGTAACGGTGGGTGCTACGGAGAAGCCTTTATATCATCTCCAGAGAGGTGAAAGCAGGCAAGAGTGCTCGTTCTTGGGCTCAGCAGCACCTACTGAGTCTGCTGCATCCTGGCAGCTCTGAATTTGGAAATCCTCTTGGTAGGTTCTTCTGGGGCGTCAGACAAAAGTTCCTCTGATTTGCGCTCCAGAATGGTCGGCAGCACGGGGTGAGCGAGGACTGGGTGTGGTACTGAGGAGGGAGACAAAGGCTCCTTTTCTATGACAGTTCCAGAAAATGCCTACAACAGAAGAGAATACTCAGAATGAGctaataaaatgcaaatgtgaAGCTATGCCCATAAGGTCATTACCCTATATTAGCCTGATTAGAATTGTTATTTCTTCTAATCAAAAGTAAAGAAATATCCTTAAATCAATGATTGTTGCCTGCATAAGTAACCACATTGTAATTAACCTCAAAATACAGCTTGTTCAAGGATGACTGAATGAAAGACAGTATCTTAAAAGTACTACTTAATCTCATTCCTACGGCATAAATGATGTAAAAATTCGCTTCCTCACTGACACACGctcaagaaataaaacagctgaTGTAATACACAGTTTTATTTTGGATAAGAAATGGAGAGACTTTGCAAAGTTGATGTCAGCATTTCCATTATATGTCATTTTATGACTTAGTATCTTCTAATTGCATTAAGCTGAAGCATTGCGTATGAACTGGCAAGCACAtattttgtttctccttttctccctaCCAAATATGATCAAAAAATCGTGAAAGCCATTTATATTTAAGAGAACAGCAAACTTGCTTCCAACTATTTCTCTCTATAAAAGGCCTAATAAAAACATCTAATGTTTAAAAATCGTAATTTATACGCAGCTAATTATGTGACAATCCTTTTCAACTTAGCAAAGAAATGACCATGATTCCTGGAAAACAAGCAGTTCAGAACTACTTTTCATAAACATATTTAAGAACAAATCACTCCACTATGTATTGAAAACAGAGAATTCAGAATGCCCAAGGACAAGGGGAAGCAGCTCACATCCAAGGTCTGATGCTCATGCTGGGCACAAAGGAATGCACACCAGATTTAGTCACTATGTTAGTTCTGCTTTTTCATAACTCAGTTACCAAGaaagacaaagcaaaacaaacaggCCATTCTCTTCTTGCAGGACCTACaaaaaaagcagtgtttttttgttttctgctccAGTAGCCCAAGTGTGCCTAAAGCTGTGCCTGTACAATTCTGTTAATCTAACAAGAAGCTCATTTTCAAAAACAGGTAAGCAAAGCACAAACTTAAGTGATGGtgttaaaattagaaataaaaaaagttagTGTGTTGCAAATGGTAATGGAGAAATAATGGATTTCAAATACccacaaaaacaaccaaaagcaaaacaacagcATTTAGGGAAGCACATCTGACTGGAACATTTTGCTCAATCTCCTCCAGTTGCTTAGAAAATACATTACATTGTAGAGAATAATCATGCCAGATCCAGGTAATAGACTGATGGGTAACATCTAAAGTGTACTtagatattttataaaaatagagTAAATATATTCCAGGAAGTATACAATGTGGAGTGCTAACTCCACAGATAAATTTTCCATCATGAATCTTCACATCCTGCCTGGATTCATCTGAAGCTGTTTGCATGAAAAATGGTGATAAACAATAGCTTTTATGAGGAATTCATTTCttgtcaaaaataatttttgcaaaaATAGTGCTTTCATTGAACTTGTCCATTGCACTGGGAACTACTGAAGACTCAAGTTTTatctagtttaaaaaaattagtgttAAGTTCTTACAAAACATAAATGAATACGCTATGCCACAAATTTCTACATTTAATTCTTGTATTCACCCAGTCACTAAGCAACTGCGTATCTTCCCTTACATCGTACAGTCTGTCTTTTGTGATGAAGCCCTGAACTTTCCAAACACATGTAAACAGATTTGTTTGGGATCATTAATGGTTTAGTCTGGAATGGGATGAGAAGGGGTGCAATGCCTCCTTCTACCAGGCAATTTCTGCTATTGGCACATCAAAATAGTAATTCAGCTGGTATCTATGTGTTTTAAACTTGAAACACTCCTTGGAAATTAGCTGTCTAGTAGTGCAAGACAGGTTAGAGAATCACGTCTCCTCTTTGATCAGTAACAGAGTACAGTTTTCCCTCTTTGTATCTAAAATCCTGCTGTCTATCCTGCAGTGCAATGGTCAGGATGACCCAGCACACAGGTTTCAGTAACACCAGTGAGTGACCACTTTGTTGGATCTTTATGGAAGAGCTTCAGATCTTGGGGAAGCCACGTGAACAGCTCCTCCCCTCTGCCCCTAGGACGTGAGTGACAGAGGCCTGTCACCCGGTATGTCCTTCTAAAGCAAACTAGGTAGAagttagaaaattattttaaagaaataaagccATTAGATTTCTCATTTTTAACCCTGCCAACAATCAATAATGAATTAAAAACTGTACCTCAGTTGTCCCTGAAGAGGGAGGAAGCTTTTTGGgtagctgctgcttcccctccccctcctcttcctcgagGAAGCCTTCACTGTTGTCACTCTGAGTGGCTTCATCACAGCTAATACTCCTCTGAACTCCTCGTCTGTCATCAAACTCAGCAGCACTGTTCTCACTGGTATCGCTACAAACACTGTTCTCTCTGCTTCGAGACTTCAGAATTGATTTACGAGGGACATATTCTCCATTCACAACATCAACAAAGACTCTATAAAGGAAAATGTTAGCTTTAATAAACCATTTCAGGATCAGATGACAAATTTACAGTGATCTTGCTTTGTCTTTTGTACAAATTAATTATGATGTGCTTTCCCAACTTTTTCACTGCAGAATGACAATACTGTACCTTCAGAGGCACTTTATTTACCAGTGTACAAGAATCAATGCTGCAGAGTGAATGCTGTTATGCCCTTTATTCAAGCATTAAGTTGGTACTTATTTTCAGCAAAAAATGCATAGCTATTTGAAAAAGgttacaaaacagaaaaaggtgTGAGTTAGAAAAAGTtataaaaaaggtaaaataaatcaTGACCAGGGTTGTTTCCCATAAAGAGAATCAGATCACAATCTGGGAATGTTTTCTAGAGTTAAGTCCTTGTCAAATGTAGAATACAAAAACAAATACTTGAAACATTCATTGcacatggaaaggatggagcTTTTTCCTGACAAGTGTCATAATCTGCTTTCAAttagaaacaaaatttaaaaaatcagcttGTAAGATTGGATCAACAGGAAGACACTTTTCAAGTATTAACAGACTGTGAACTGACAAAGATGGCTCTTGTGCTCCCTCTCCATGACTTGAGAAAGTCAAGGGTGGGTGGAGGAGAATGAGAAGACAATGCCAATTTCATCAAACTCATAAAGGAGGAGCCCAATGactggatgagttttaaggCTGTTACTTGTTTCTAACAGCTTTATTCATCAGGCACTTATGGAAATACATCTCTACAGAAGATGCAGTTTGCAGAACTCAGGGAGAGGAGCACAAAAGAATCTTTTGCTCATCTTCAGCCCTAGCAGCTGCCTTTACAAGACATGGTTTCACTTTTTACATTTTGTGACATGTTTAACGTATTTAGGTGCCCAAATACACAAACATACAGTAGAATTTTCACAACCACTTAACCAATCCAATAGGTGtctgtgtttatttgtttattcttCCAAACCTAAATACTTGTTTCAACTATCTGTCGCCTTAGTGTTTTGTACAATCCTCTAAGCCTAGCACTGTTTTTCAAGCTCTCTGTGTGTGGGTGAGCAGTACCTTTTACCGAGAATACAGAAAGTGAAAGACTGAGGCCAGGAAGAGAGAATGCAAAAGAAACTATGCAAGCAAGGAGCTGAGTATGTTTTGTAgacacaaaaaggaaaagacagaGTCCAGCAAATCAATAACCAGGAAAGCAGGAGTATTACAAGGGGTAGATCTGGTCAATTCtgtttgaaaacaaacacagaaaaaaatggcaGGGAATTAACCAGAACACATAACGTAACTGCTGCATTCCTTTCAGAAGATGATACATACTGGCAAATTTACCTCCATTTCAGAAGCTCTGAAAAAGCAGGTAAATGAAGAATTGCTATTTGGAAAAGGAAGCATTAagctcagaaatattttatggaTACAAAAGCACAGCAACAGTGCAGAAGGCACAAACTTTCATTTTTAAGTAGTAAATTCAGTTCCAGCTGTTTCTTTCAGGAAACTGTAGGTGGGGTTTCACACTCTAGGTGGACAGAAATGAAAGGAGAAGTTCTGCTCAGGGGAAAGCTCCACCGTAAATTACCCACCGGTAAATGTCTGCTGGGGTTTTGATGttgggcagctctggagctgcatGGCCATTGCCACTGCTGTTCCTCCTTTTACGCTTggcctcttctttcttttcactAAATTTCAAAGTagtattttttcctgtgtttattCTTACCTGAAAATTGAACACAAATGATGGTCTAGACCATAAAATCAACAATCACCAGGCTGCAGATCAACTGATTCCTTATGTTCTCTTGCCCAAGCAGGTGGGGACCAGGAAGCATAGGTGAGTTAAACAAATGTATGAATGGTAACATTCATAGTGTGCACTGTTTATTCTCTACCACTTGCACTAGGCTGGGGCATTTCTTTGCTCTCATGTGCACATATTTTGCATATAAAATATGACAGTCTGCTTATTCAAGCTCTGCTCAACAGCTGAGCTGTTCAAAGGTCAGTTTCAAGGCAAGTAAGaagtcatttaaaaaaagagacagGACACTGCCTTTTGCAACAGCCAGAAGCCAGAACAGCAAGGTAGACATCTGAAGATCATTTTTTCAATACCATATTTAGGATGACAGGATCTAAACAGTGGGATTAATCATTTGAAGAAAAACCAAATGTCACCTCCAGCTAGGATTCTACTACATCTACAGATCTTAAAGTTTTCACGTTTACATCTggcatatatattttatgtaatcTCTTgagcaaaatataaaaattaaataaaatacaaaccCTTTTAGGTTCCACAgtgtgagagaaaaaaatagttgGAACAGAGTTATCTCCAACATCTCTCTCATCTTCATCATCACTGTGATAATATGTCGAGCCATTAATGTGGCCCACAAACAAGTCTGAATTTCCAAATTCTTTATGGAAGTTGCCCTGAGTAATACAGTCCTCTGCCCTATATGTCCCATTGACATCTGTGTCCTTATCCtcattctccttctcctcttcagAAGACGCTGCATCTTCTCCATTTGTCTCAACTGTATCAGGCATCCTATGGAATGAAAAATATCTATGTGAACAGAGGCAAGTCATGCTCTTGAGAGACAGAAACATACAAAATAATGAACTCGCCTGCATGTAACCTTCTTTACCCAGGTGCTGTATTTTTAGACAGACAGTGCAACTTCTTTGTGCCCTCTAACAGTGACTGTGTCCTTCCCACACCAACTGGAAATACCAGAACTGTGACATCATGGCTAACAACCCATGTATTGCTTGCAGATCAGAATAGATCTAAGGATGTCATAGAACATTAAATGTGTAACTCCCACATGGAAAACTATGGATTTTCATAGCCTGTGGGAAATTAATTcacttcctcctcttcatcttaaagaaaaaaaaccaaaaaaaaaaccagaaggcTGGACTGCTGTAGTTGTACAGAGGCAGATTTTAGGAGCTCTGGCGTTGCAGTGCATGCTTTGTTCATGTCCCACCCTTCTTCTACCTATGATAATTTTAATTCCATCTGTGTGGTCAGCAACTTGCCCTGCTGGTGAGACCCTGTGTGTACCAAGAGCCCCACAGTCACAGCTCCCTGAACTCCAGTCCTgcctgtgccacagcagcactgTACCTGTCAAGTTCACCAAGGATCTCTTCTTGTCTCTCGAGCTCTTCTAAGCGGGCCCACAGTTCCTCCTCTGACTGAAAACGACCCATTGCTTTTGTATCATTTCCATTTGCTGGAAGATCTACCTCAAAAACATTTGATACTTTTGGCTTTGAATGAGGTCTGTGAGCAGTTCGGTATTTTCCTGTGTAATAAAAAACAAGATGCAATTACTAAGGTGACTGACTGAAAAATCCAACAGAAATATTCAACAAAAAACATTTGAggggtgggaaaaaaaacccacaaaggaACTAAGGAATATGGGcagaacattttccatttcaaactATTGTTTAACTGTTTAAGTGAAACTGTCAATGAACCAGAGCACCAGCACAGGGTAATAGTCTCCGGATGTTACAGAAATAC harbors:
- the URI1 gene encoding unconventional prefoldin RPB5 interactor 1, yielding MEAPGGGGGASPLSPALVGRLRREHEKVVTGCQEKIQHWKKVESDYEALQERLQTLPDKLSYDVMVPFGPLAFMPGKLVHTNEITVLLGDNWFSKCSAKQAIELVEHRKKHVRKALDDLQKVMKNFESRAEFTEDLQKMSDAAGEYVDIREEIEDDSIETKGKYRTAHRPHSKPKVSNVFEVDLPANGNDTKAMGRFQSEEELWARLEELERQEEILGELDRMPDTVETNGEDAASSEEEKENEDKDTDVNGTYRAEDCITQGNFHKEFGNSDLFVGHINGSTYYHSDDEDERDVGDNSVPTIFFSHTVEPKRVRINTGKNTTLKFSEKKEEAKRKRRNSSGNGHAAPELPNIKTPADIYRVFVDVVNGEYVPRKSILKSRSRENSVCSDTSENSAAEFDDRRGVQRSISCDEATQSDNSEGFLEEEEGEGKQQLPKKLPPSSGTTEAFSGTVIEKEPLSPSSVPHPVLAHPVLPTILERKSEELLSDAPEEPTKRISKFRAARMQQTQ